In Parasteatoda tepidariorum isolate YZ-2023 chromosome 2, CAS_Ptep_4.0, whole genome shotgun sequence, one DNA window encodes the following:
- the LOC107442308 gene encoding adult-specific rigid cuticular protein 12.6, producing the protein MIKLALSFSLFALAFAQYRSQNELTTPYPRNYHPPAPVHYVNIGQDLAGDYKFGYDTGKGPLGQSFREETRLPDGTVKGAYGIMDENGRQRIIRYTAGKAGFMAEGDLGPNGAAGVAPGPAPQPAPAYNPPPQQYAAPAPQHYSAPAPQQYAAPAPQQYSAPAPQQYRPAPQAARYNDGQWDPKKDDPYYVEGPSYIDVERLSYNIGTAKQG; encoded by the exons ATGATTAAATTG GCACTCAGTTTTTCCCTATTTGCCTTGGCTTTTGCTCAGTATCGTTCTCAGAATGAGCTGACAACTCCATATCCCAGAAACTATCACCCACCGGCCCCAGTTCATTACGTAAACATTGGCCAAGATCTGGCTGGAGATTACAAATTTGGCTATGACACTGGCAAAGGACCTTTGGGACAAAGCTTCAGGGAAGAAACCCGTCTCCCAGACGGTACAGTCAAAGGCGCTTATGGGATCATGGATGAAAATGGTCGCCAAAGAATCATCCGTTACACAGCAGGCAAAGCAGGTTTCATGGCTGAGGGAGATCTTGGCCCCAATGGTGCTGCTGGAGTTGCTCCAGGACCAGCTCCACAACCAGCTCCAGCTTACAACCCTCCTCCCCAGCAATACGCCGCACCAGCTCCCCAGCACTACTCTGCTCCAGCTCCCCAGCAATACGCTGCTCCAGCACCTCAACAGTACAGTGCTCCAGCACCCCAACAGTATAGACCAGCTCCCCAAGCAGCTAGATACAACGATGGACAATGGGATCCTAAAAAAGATGATCCTTACTATGTAGAAGGACCATCTTACATCGATGTAGAAAGATTGTCTTACAATATCGGTACCGCAAAGCAGGGTTAa
- the LOC107442307 gene encoding fructose-1,6-bisphosphatase 1: MSSTHQGIDTDCMTLTRYVLAEQRKVPEATGDLTQLLSNIMTAIKAISTAVRKAGIAQLYGMAGETNIQGEEVKKLDVLANELFINMMKSSYGTCLLVSEENENVIEVETAQQGKYIVCFDPLDGSSNIDCLVSIGSIFAIYRRDSNDPPSPKDALQSGRNIVAAGYGLYGSATMLVLSLGGPVNGFMLDPSIGEFILTDPDIKIKPRGKIYSLNEGYEALWDAAVSEYVRSKKRPASGKPYGAXFLIIIF, translated from the coding sequence atgtcaAGCACGCATCAAGGTATCGATACTGACTGTATGACACTTACCCGCTATGTTTTAGCGGAGCAGCGTAAAGTCCCCGAAGCAACTGGGGACCTCACGCAATTATTGAGTAATATTATGACAGCAATTAAAGCTATATCCACAGCAGTAAGGAAAGCTGGTATTGCACAATTATATGGCATGGCTGGGGAGACCAACATTCAAGGTGAAGAGGTAAAGAAGTTAGATGTTTTAGCTAATGAGTTGTTCATTAATATGATGAAATCATCTTATGGTACTTGCTTGCTTGTATccgaagaaaatgaaaatgtcaTCGAAGTTGAAACCGCCCAACAAGGAAAATACATTGTTTGTTTTGATCCTTTGGATGGTTCATCTAACATAGATTGTTTGGTATCAATAGGATCTATATTTGCAATATACCGCCGTGATTCCAATGATCCACCCTCTCCTAAAGATGCATTGCAAAGCGGGCGCAATATTGTTGCTGCAGGCTATGGCTTGTATGGAAGTGCTACTATGCTTGTATTGTCACTTGGTGGACCAGTTAATGGTTTCATGTTAGATCCATCCATTGGGGAATTTATCCTAACTGATCCAGACATTAAGATTAAACCCCGAGGAAAGATTTACAGTTTAAATGAAGGCTATGAAGCTCTGTGGGATGCGGCTGTTTCTGAGTATGTGAGAAGTAAAAAACGTCCCGCTTCTGGAAAACCGTATGGTGCAAGNtttttaataattatattttag